In the genome of Actinomadura graeca, one region contains:
- a CDS encoding ABC transporter substrate-binding protein, giving the protein MSESKPVRVGYFPSNNSLWVLRHRGVLERSLPDVEWVDFRSLPSGDRPSPAEGLPSAHGDHLFDGGYDFIGTGSTPPVTAQAKGHDIVYVATSGPRHENGRLVVHEDSGIASPADLKGRRVALGHGSWQTTLLLFALDGAGLGWSDIEPVDAYGDAAQLFLDREVDAWVGSYPALTRVEREAAPRTLIETGGLFSHRSLWFTRRDFAEERREELAAIVAALRESDAWIKENPAEAAKLFAADDGGDPAAWEHALRHRPFGLEPVSGEFVAEQQRAADLFHAAGLIDRRITVADAVLPGVAELVGAARTP; this is encoded by the coding sequence ATGTCCGAGTCCAAGCCCGTCCGCGTCGGCTACTTCCCGAGCAACAACTCCCTGTGGGTGCTGCGCCACCGGGGCGTCCTGGAGCGTTCCCTCCCCGACGTCGAGTGGGTGGACTTCCGCTCGCTGCCGTCCGGGGACCGGCCGTCGCCCGCCGAGGGCCTGCCGTCCGCGCACGGCGACCACCTCTTCGACGGCGGGTACGACTTCATCGGCACCGGCTCGACACCGCCGGTCACGGCGCAGGCCAAGGGCCACGACATCGTGTACGTGGCGACGTCGGGCCCGCGGCACGAGAACGGGCGGCTCGTCGTCCACGAGGACTCGGGCATCGCCTCGCCCGCCGACCTCAAGGGCCGCAGGGTCGCGCTCGGGCACGGCTCCTGGCAGACGACGCTGCTGCTGTTCGCGCTGGACGGCGCCGGCCTCGGCTGGAGCGACATCGAGCCGGTGGACGCCTACGGCGACGCCGCGCAGCTGTTCCTGGACCGCGAGGTCGACGCGTGGGTCGGCTCGTACCCGGCGCTGACGCGGGTGGAGCGGGAGGCGGCCCCGCGCACGCTCATCGAGACCGGCGGCCTGTTCAGCCACCGGTCGCTGTGGTTCACGCGCCGCGACTTCGCCGAGGAGCGCCGGGAGGAGCTGGCGGCCATCGTCGCCGCGCTGCGCGAGTCGGACGCCTGGATCAAGGAGAACCCGGCCGAGGCGGCGAAGCTGTTCGCGGCCGACGACGGCGGCGACCCGGCAGCCTGGGAGCACGCCCTGCGGCACCGGCCGTTCGGCCTGGAGCCGGTGAGCGGGGAGTTCGTCGCCGAGCAGCAGCGCGCGGCCGACCTCTTCCACGCCGCCGGGCTGATCGACCGGAGGATCACGGTCGCGGACGCGGTCCTGCCGGGCGTGGCGGAGCTGGTCGGGGCGGCCCGCACGCCCTGA
- a CDS encoding glycine betaine ABC transporter substrate-binding protein has translation MAVEPLRPDDPADIGGYELLGRLGAGGQGVVYVARRPGSDGRVAVKTPHPRPAGAADADLSEIALVRQIARFCTARVLDAGTDGDRPFIVSEYVDGPSLRAAVEEHGPLGGAELERLAVGTMVALTATHAANVVHRDFTPGNVLLAADGPRVVDFGVARALGPSGRGEPGVSGTPAFMAPEQEAGGEVGAAADVYSWAVTMSFAALGPRVFGDGGPHSAFDRRLRLERYLVDLPSWLSRVVAPCLAQDPVERPAASEVLLRLLGHGPARAGEDDGTSTRRDTGDGAEPGPPPAPEARVGHPRAPTIGRRAEARSGAAAAGHPGPASGGTVISAWRRHRILIVATALALSGAVAAAAVLWPRQGGSGGRRPAVAGPPSTARRITVGSANFPESVLLSEIYAQKLEAGGRSVVRRRGIGSRETYYPLARSGEIDVVPEYNGALASYVGALDLDAGAPATTPSVNAALRTELPAPLEILDSAKAEDKDAIVVTRRTVTRYGLTSLAGLAEVSDGFVLGGTPEAETRHQGMIGLRAVYGARFKDFQPFRHDDFGTLADLLEKGSLQAAQMFTTDPALRARDFVVLDDPKRLFGAQNVTPLVNRGGVDGAARAALDAVSAKLTTDDLRYMNARVEVNRDPVEAVAKAWLVQNGLV, from the coding sequence GTGGCGGTCGAACCCCTGCGGCCGGACGACCCGGCCGACATCGGCGGATACGAGCTCCTCGGCCGTCTCGGGGCGGGCGGGCAGGGCGTGGTCTACGTCGCGCGCCGCCCCGGGTCGGACGGGCGGGTGGCGGTCAAGACGCCCCACCCCCGTCCCGCCGGGGCCGCGGACGCCGACCTCTCGGAGATCGCGCTCGTCCGCCAGATCGCCCGCTTCTGCACCGCGCGGGTCCTGGACGCCGGGACCGACGGGGACCGTCCGTTCATCGTCAGCGAGTACGTCGACGGCCCATCCCTGCGCGCCGCCGTGGAGGAGCACGGGCCGCTGGGCGGCGCGGAGCTGGAGCGCCTCGCCGTCGGGACGATGGTGGCGCTCACCGCCACCCACGCCGCGAACGTCGTCCACCGGGACTTCACGCCGGGGAACGTGCTCCTCGCCGCCGACGGCCCTCGCGTGGTCGACTTCGGGGTCGCCAGGGCGCTCGGGCCGTCCGGGCGCGGTGAACCGGGCGTGTCCGGGACGCCCGCGTTCATGGCGCCCGAGCAGGAGGCGGGCGGCGAGGTCGGCGCGGCCGCCGACGTCTACTCCTGGGCCGTCACGATGAGCTTCGCCGCGCTCGGCCCGCGGGTGTTCGGCGACGGCGGGCCGCACAGCGCGTTCGACCGGCGGCTGCGGCTGGAGCGGTACCTGGTGGACCTGCCGTCCTGGCTGAGCCGGGTCGTCGCGCCCTGCCTGGCGCAGGATCCGGTGGAGCGCCCCGCGGCGAGCGAGGTGCTGCTGCGCCTGCTCGGCCACGGCCCGGCCCGCGCCGGGGAGGACGACGGCACGTCCACGCGCCGCGACACCGGGGACGGCGCGGAGCCGGGACCGCCACCGGCGCCCGAGGCGCGGGTGGGGCATCCGCGCGCGCCGACCATCGGGCGGCGCGCCGAGGCGCGCTCCGGGGCCGCCGCCGCCGGGCATCCCGGGCCCGCGTCGGGCGGGACGGTCATCTCGGCCTGGCGCCGCCACCGCATCCTGATCGTGGCCACCGCGCTCGCCCTGTCCGGCGCCGTCGCCGCCGCGGCCGTCCTGTGGCCGCGCCAGGGCGGTTCCGGCGGACGCCGCCCCGCGGTGGCGGGACCTCCGTCCACGGCGCGGCGGATCACCGTGGGCTCGGCGAACTTCCCCGAGAGCGTCCTGCTGAGCGAGATCTACGCCCAGAAACTGGAGGCCGGGGGCCGGTCCGTCGTCCGCCGCCGCGGCATCGGGTCCCGCGAGACCTACTATCCGCTGGCCCGGTCCGGTGAGATCGACGTCGTCCCCGAGTACAACGGCGCGCTCGCCTCCTACGTCGGGGCCCTGGACCTGGACGCCGGGGCCCCGGCGACCACGCCGTCGGTGAACGCCGCACTCCGCACGGAGCTGCCGGCCCCGCTGGAGATCCTCGATTCCGCGAAGGCCGAGGACAAGGACGCGATCGTCGTCACGCGGCGGACCGTCACACGCTACGGCCTCACCTCGCTTGCCGGGCTCGCGGAGGTCTCGGACGGCTTCGTCCTCGGCGGCACGCCGGAGGCCGAGACACGGCACCAGGGGATGATCGGCCTCAGGGCCGTCTACGGCGCCCGGTTCAAGGACTTCCAGCCCTTCCGGCACGACGACTTCGGCACCCTCGCCGACCTGCTGGAGAAGGGGTCGCTGCAGGCGGCGCAGATGTTCACCACCGACCCCGCGCTCCGCGCCCGCGACTTCGTCGTCCTGGACGATCCGAAGCGGCTGTTCGGCGCCCAGAACGTCACGCCGCTGGTCAACCGCGGCGGCGTGGACGGCGCGGCCCGCGCCGCGCTCGACGCCGTCTCGGCCAAGCTCACCACCGACGACCTGCGCTACATGAACGCGCGGGTCGAGGTGAACCGGGACCCCGTCGAGGCCGTCGCCAAGGCGTGGCTCGTCCAGAACGGCCTGGTCTGA
- a CDS encoding ABC transporter permease, producing the protein MTLGRSTAPPVRREPPDTTPDATAGGSGGGTADLRVPPRIGPRHRPPAVSLAVRTAVPVLLLAAWWYGSASGRIPPDVLTGPGAVFGALRELAETGQLTDYLLASGRRAALGVLAGAGAGLLLGIAAGLSALGEELIDPTMQMKRAVPFLALVPLFISWFGVGETFKVVLIAVATAAPMYAYTYLGVRGVDREVVEAARGFGLRGARLAAAVIVPSALPSILMALRISLSVSLTGLIAAEQIGASEGIGYLVTLAQQYYRNDYMVLCILIYALIGLVIDLVIRGVERVAMPWRGQVAAR; encoded by the coding sequence ATGACGCTCGGGCGATCCACCGCGCCGCCCGTCCGCCGGGAGCCGCCGGACACGACGCCGGACGCGACGGCCGGCGGGTCCGGCGGGGGGACCGCGGACCTCCGCGTCCCGCCCCGGATCGGGCCCCGGCACCGTCCCCCGGCGGTGTCGCTCGCGGTCCGGACCGCGGTGCCGGTGCTGCTGCTCGCGGCCTGGTGGTACGGGTCGGCGAGCGGGCGGATCCCGCCGGACGTCCTGACCGGGCCCGGAGCGGTGTTCGGGGCGCTGCGCGAGCTGGCCGAGACCGGGCAGCTCACCGACTACCTGCTGGCGTCGGGACGGCGCGCGGCGCTGGGCGTGCTCGCCGGCGCCGGCGCCGGGCTGCTGCTCGGGATCGCGGCGGGGCTGTCGGCGCTCGGCGAGGAGCTGATCGACCCGACGATGCAGATGAAGCGGGCCGTGCCGTTCCTCGCGCTCGTGCCGCTGTTCATCTCCTGGTTCGGCGTCGGCGAGACCTTCAAGGTCGTCCTGATCGCGGTGGCGACGGCCGCGCCGATGTACGCCTACACCTACCTCGGCGTGCGCGGCGTCGACCGCGAGGTGGTGGAGGCGGCACGCGGCTTCGGGCTGCGCGGCGCCCGGCTGGCCGCCGCGGTGATCGTGCCGAGCGCGCTGCCGAGCATACTGATGGCGCTGCGCATCAGCCTGTCGGTCTCGCTGACCGGGCTGATCGCCGCCGAGCAGATCGGCGCGAGCGAGGGCATCGGCTACCTGGTCACACTCGCGCAGCAGTACTACCGCAACGACTACATGGTGCTGTGCATCCTGATCTACGCGCTGATCGGCCTGGTCATCGACCTGGTGATCCGGGGCGTGGAGCGGGTGGCGATGCCGTGGCGCGGGCAGGTGGCGGCCCGGTGA
- a CDS encoding ABC transporter substrate-binding protein, translated as MSSVERIWFTRCPVPTASGLAHRRGWLSEAFGAAGLEVGVLQDAGPELARHHFDHDLLGLFREGGNVPALAARSAGAPTRLIGLTWIEEWQSILVRPGSGIEDAAGLRGVRVALPGWAGTRATSFPRAMALHGVKGALAQGGLTLDDVTFVEVPADLSPSVGRDARGGRLSWPGLDHLVRGEVDAVYVKGARAADQARELGLAVAVDLDAHPDPRTRVNNGTPRPITVHERLLEERPDLVVTFLTQTLRAAEWAAGDLGAVREILAGETRSDAEGVATAYRGGFHRSLHPDLSGERRALLRVQKDFLLVHGFLDADVDLDAWAAPEPLREARERLAAGEVAA; from the coding sequence GTGTCTTCGGTAGAGAGAATCTGGTTCACCCGCTGCCCGGTGCCGACGGCCAGCGGCCTGGCGCACCGCCGGGGCTGGCTGTCGGAGGCGTTCGGCGCCGCCGGGCTGGAGGTGGGCGTCCTGCAGGACGCCGGCCCGGAGCTGGCCCGGCACCACTTCGACCACGACCTGCTCGGGCTGTTCCGCGAGGGCGGGAACGTCCCCGCCCTCGCGGCCCGCTCGGCGGGCGCGCCGACACGGCTGATCGGTCTGACGTGGATCGAGGAATGGCAGTCGATCCTGGTGCGGCCCGGGTCGGGGATCGAGGACGCCGCCGGGCTGCGCGGCGTCCGGGTCGCCCTGCCCGGCTGGGCCGGGACGCGCGCGACGAGCTTCCCGCGCGCGATGGCCCTGCACGGGGTGAAGGGCGCCCTCGCACAGGGCGGCCTCACCCTCGACGACGTCACGTTCGTGGAGGTCCCGGCCGACCTGTCCCCCTCCGTGGGACGGGACGCGCGCGGCGGGCGGCTGTCGTGGCCCGGCCTCGACCACCTGGTCCGCGGGGAGGTGGACGCGGTGTACGTCAAGGGCGCGCGGGCCGCCGACCAGGCCCGCGAGCTCGGCCTCGCCGTCGCCGTCGACCTGGACGCCCACCCCGACCCGCGGACCCGCGTCAACAACGGCACCCCGAGGCCCATCACCGTCCACGAGCGGCTGCTGGAGGAACGCCCCGACCTGGTGGTGACGTTCCTGACGCAGACGCTGCGGGCGGCGGAATGGGCCGCGGGCGACCTCGGCGCCGTCCGCGAGATCCTCGCCGGCGAGACCCGCTCGGACGCCGAGGGCGTCGCCACCGCCTACCGGGGCGGCTTCCACCGCTCCCTGCACCCCGACCTGTCGGGCGAGCGGCGCGCGCTCCTGCGCGTCCAGAAGGACTTCCTGCTCGTGCACGGGTTCCTGGACGCCGACGTGGACCTGGACGCCTGGGCGGCGCCCGAGCCGCTCCGCGAGGCGCGCGAGCGCCTGGCCGCGGGAGAGGTGGCGGCATGA
- a CDS encoding LLM class flavin-dependent oxidoreductase, with product MPIDIYWRIGTHGDQRSLRRRVASRGDWAPGEPGAITPGVRGGRGDGYSHLDHMADVARASELSGFVGGLLPSFPFTDDPWAAAASLARETTTYRFMIAYQPGFLHPVQAARMSASLQRVTGGRVVYNVISGGGGPPQLWWGDKVDHDDRYARTSEFLDVLKGVWDGGPFDYEGRFYRVEGAGLPGPLARQPFPEIYFSGSSPAAIRAAGRHADYYLSWLEPFEALAAKFAQVREHTEALGRAPRFAVRVDVLARETEEEAWDEIRRGWRHVDPARLRGPEATGDSVGWLRSSSFVGWPVTHYRELEAAPNVWGGFHLLRGGPAFGLVGSHAQVAARLDELIGIGVDAFILAGVPHLEEAYRVGERVLPLLRGHDLRDHSPISATRGTP from the coding sequence ATGCCGATTGACATCTACTGGCGGATCGGGACCCACGGTGACCAGCGCTCGCTGCGCCGCCGCGTCGCGAGCCGCGGGGACTGGGCACCGGGCGAGCCCGGCGCCATCACGCCCGGCGTCCGCGGCGGGCGCGGCGACGGGTACAGCCACCTCGACCACATGGCGGACGTGGCGCGGGCGTCGGAGCTGTCGGGGTTCGTCGGCGGGCTGCTGCCGTCGTTCCCGTTCACCGACGACCCCTGGGCGGCGGCCGCGAGCCTGGCCCGGGAGACCACCACCTACCGGTTCATGATCGCCTACCAGCCGGGGTTCCTGCATCCGGTGCAGGCCGCGCGGATGTCGGCGAGCCTCCAGCGGGTGACCGGCGGGCGCGTGGTCTACAACGTCATCTCCGGTGGCGGCGGGCCCCCGCAGCTGTGGTGGGGCGACAAGGTCGACCACGACGACCGGTACGCGCGGACCTCGGAGTTCCTCGACGTGCTGAAGGGCGTGTGGGACGGCGGGCCGTTCGACTACGAGGGCCGCTTCTACCGCGTGGAGGGCGCCGGGCTGCCCGGTCCGCTCGCCCGCCAGCCGTTCCCGGAGATCTACTTCTCCGGCTCCTCGCCCGCGGCGATCCGGGCCGCCGGGCGGCACGCCGACTACTACCTGTCGTGGCTGGAGCCCTTCGAGGCGCTGGCCGCCAAGTTCGCGCAGGTGCGCGAGCACACCGAGGCGCTCGGGCGGGCGCCGCGGTTCGCGGTGCGCGTCGACGTGCTCGCCCGCGAGACCGAGGAGGAGGCCTGGGACGAGATCCGGCGCGGCTGGCGGCACGTCGACCCCGCCCGGCTCCGCGGCCCCGAGGCCACGGGCGACTCGGTCGGATGGCTGCGCAGCTCGTCCTTCGTCGGCTGGCCGGTCACGCACTACCGCGAGCTGGAGGCGGCCCCGAACGTGTGGGGCGGCTTCCACCTGCTGCGGGGCGGCCCGGCGTTCGGCCTCGTCGGCAGTCACGCGCAGGTCGCCGCGCGGCTTGACGAACTGATCGGCATCGGCGTGGACGCGTTCATCCTCGCCGGTGTGCCCCACCTGGAGGAGGCGTACCGCGTGGGCGAGCGGGTGCTGCCCCTGCTGCGCGGCCACGACCTCCGCGACCACTCCCCCATCTCCGCGACGAGAGGAACCCCCTGA
- a CDS encoding thiamine pyrophosphate-dependent enzyme, whose translation MPEPADAHFLEQAAALRPPEPPSPAGPLGNARLLELFDAQLGSRHLDLAARRLQADGHGFYTIGSAGHEGGAAVAAVLRPGDPALLHYRSGAFFLERARQAPGGDPLRDVLLGLVAAAEDPVSGGRHKVFGSRRLNVIPQTSTIASHLPRALGVAFAIERAARLGLDSPWPRDAVAVCGFGDASANHSTATGAINAAVNCGFQGLPMPLLLVCEDNGIGISVRTPPGWIHAAYGSRPGLAYFHADGGDLEDAYDAARRAAAWVRGRRRPAFLHLRTVRLMGHAGSDVETSYRTPAEIAADLDADPLLGTARLLVGRGAATAAEVVALYEAKRAEVAALAAEVAGAPRLASAAEVMAPLAAPVRPRPAQAGPVPGVPDGEPVTVARAINRTLGELLDERPGLLVFGEDVARKGGVYGVTRGLRRRAGAARVFDTILDEQSVLGLALGLGVAGMLPVPEIQYLAYLHNAIDQIRGEAATLPFFSAGRYRNPMVVRIAAYAYQKGFGGHFHNDNAVAALREVPGLVIASPARPDDAAGMLRACVDAAEDAGRVCAVLEPIALYHHRDLHEDGDGGWLAAPPPAPVPLGRARLHGSGGDVTIVTFANGLRLSLRAARRLEGRGVRCRVLDLRWLAPLPVDDLLREAEATGAVLVADETRRTGGVSEAVLAALADRGFRGRAARVAGEDSFIPLGDAARHVLLSERAIEDAVLRLLDGPV comes from the coding sequence ATGCCCGAGCCCGCCGACGCCCATTTCCTGGAGCAGGCCGCCGCCCTCCGGCCGCCGGAGCCGCCCTCCCCCGCGGGGCCGCTCGGCAACGCGCGCCTGCTGGAGCTGTTCGACGCCCAGCTCGGCAGCCGGCACCTGGACCTCGCCGCGCGCCGGCTCCAGGCGGACGGCCACGGCTTCTACACCATCGGCTCGGCCGGGCACGAGGGCGGCGCCGCCGTGGCCGCGGTCCTGCGCCCCGGTGACCCGGCGCTCCTGCACTACCGGTCGGGCGCGTTCTTCCTGGAGCGCGCGCGGCAGGCGCCGGGCGGCGACCCGCTCCGCGACGTCCTCCTCGGCCTGGTCGCCGCCGCCGAGGACCCGGTCTCGGGGGGCCGTCACAAGGTCTTCGGCAGCAGGCGGCTCAACGTCATCCCGCAGACCTCGACGATCGCCTCCCACCTCCCGCGCGCGCTCGGCGTCGCGTTCGCGATCGAGCGCGCGGCGCGTCTCGGCCTGGACTCGCCGTGGCCGCGCGACGCGGTGGCCGTCTGCGGCTTCGGGGACGCCTCGGCCAACCACTCCACCGCGACGGGCGCGATCAACGCGGCGGTGAACTGCGGCTTCCAGGGCCTCCCCATGCCGTTGCTGCTGGTGTGCGAGGACAACGGCATCGGCATCAGCGTCCGCACGCCGCCCGGCTGGATCCACGCGGCGTACGGCTCCCGCCCGGGGCTGGCCTACTTCCACGCCGACGGCGGCGACCTGGAGGACGCCTACGACGCGGCGCGCCGGGCGGCCGCCTGGGTCCGCGGGCGCCGCCGTCCCGCGTTCCTGCACCTGCGCACGGTCCGCCTGATGGGCCACGCGGGCTCCGACGTCGAGACGTCCTACCGCACCCCCGCCGAGATCGCCGCCGATCTGGACGCCGACCCGCTGCTCGGCACCGCGCGGCTGCTCGTCGGCCGGGGCGCGGCGACCGCCGCGGAGGTCGTCGCGCTGTACGAGGCCAAGCGCGCCGAGGTGGCGGCGCTCGCCGCCGAGGTCGCCGGAGCCCCGAGGCTCGCGTCCGCCGCGGAGGTCATGGCCCCGCTGGCGGCGCCCGTCCGCCCGCGCCCGGCGCAGGCCGGGCCCGTGCCCGGCGTGCCCGACGGGGAGCCGGTGACCGTCGCGCGGGCGATCAACCGGACGCTCGGCGAGCTGCTCGACGAGCGGCCGGGCCTGCTGGTGTTCGGCGAGGACGTGGCGCGCAAGGGCGGCGTCTACGGCGTCACCCGCGGGCTGCGGCGGCGGGCCGGGGCGGCGCGGGTGTTCGACACGATCCTGGACGAGCAGTCGGTCCTCGGCCTGGCGCTCGGGCTCGGGGTGGCCGGGATGCTGCCCGTGCCGGAGATCCAGTACCTGGCCTATCTGCACAACGCCATCGACCAGATCCGCGGCGAGGCGGCGACGCTGCCGTTCTTCTCCGCCGGGCGGTACCGCAACCCCATGGTCGTGCGCATCGCCGCGTACGCCTACCAGAAGGGGTTCGGCGGCCATTTCCACAACGACAACGCGGTGGCGGCGCTGCGCGAGGTGCCGGGCCTCGTCATCGCCTCGCCGGCCCGGCCGGACGACGCCGCCGGGATGCTGCGCGCCTGCGTGGACGCCGCCGAGGACGCCGGGCGCGTCTGCGCGGTGCTGGAGCCGATCGCCCTCTACCACCACCGCGACCTGCACGAGGACGGCGACGGCGGCTGGCTCGCCGCGCCGCCGCCCGCCCCGGTCCCGCTCGGCCGGGCCCGCCTGCACGGGTCGGGCGGGGACGTCACGATCGTCACCTTCGCGAACGGGCTGCGGCTGAGCCTGCGCGCGGCCCGCCGCCTGGAGGGACGGGGCGTGCGCTGCCGCGTCCTCGACCTGCGCTGGCTCGCCCCGCTGCCCGTGGACGACCTGCTGCGCGAGGCGGAGGCCACCGGCGCCGTCCTGGTCGCCGACGAGACCCGCCGCACCGGGGGCGTCTCCGAGGCGGTCCTCGCCGCGCTGGCCGACCGGGGCTTCCGGGGCCGCGCGGCCCGCGTCGCCGGCGAGGACAGCTTCATCCCCCTCGGCGACGCCGCCCGCCACGTGCTGCTGTCGGAGAGGGCGATCGAGGACGCCGTCCTGCGGCTTCTCGACGGCCCGGTATGA
- a CDS encoding ABC transporter ATP-binding protein, with the protein MSDVAVRITGLRKSFGPKTVLDGVDLEIRRGEFFALLGPSGTGKTTLLRVLAGLQSPDAGTVLAAPRRTTVYQEPRLVRARRVLPNVTLGLPRTSRKAGRRALDEVGLAGQGRSWPATLSGGEAQRVALARALVRDPQVLLLDEPFAPLDALTRLQMQDLVAELCARHRPAVLLVTHDVDEALRLADRVAVLRDGVFAADEVIGLPRPRDRDDPALARLRRAFLSHLGVGPVPAPVPEPR; encoded by the coding sequence GTGAGCGACGTCGCCGTGCGCATCACCGGCCTGCGCAAGTCGTTCGGCCCGAAGACCGTCCTGGACGGTGTGGACCTGGAGATCCGGCGCGGGGAGTTCTTCGCCCTGCTCGGGCCCAGCGGCACCGGCAAGACCACCCTCCTGCGCGTCCTCGCGGGCCTCCAGTCCCCCGACGCCGGGACGGTGCTCGCCGCCCCGCGGCGCACGACCGTCTACCAGGAGCCGCGGCTGGTGCGGGCCCGGCGCGTCCTGCCGAACGTGACGCTGGGCCTGCCGCGCACGTCCCGGAAGGCGGGGCGGCGCGCGCTGGACGAGGTCGGGCTGGCGGGGCAGGGGCGGTCCTGGCCCGCGACGCTGTCGGGCGGCGAGGCGCAGCGGGTGGCGCTGGCGCGGGCGCTGGTCCGCGACCCGCAGGTGCTGCTGCTGGACGAGCCGTTCGCCCCCCTCGACGCGCTCACCCGGCTGCAGATGCAGGACCTCGTCGCCGAGCTGTGCGCCCGGCACCGCCCCGCGGTCCTCCTCGTCACCCATGACGTGGACGAGGCGCTGCGGCTCGCCGACCGGGTCGCGGTGCTGCGCGACGGGGTCTTCGCCGCCGACGAGGTCATCGGCCTGCCGCGGCCCCGCGACCGCGACGACCCGGCCCTCGCCCGGCTCCGCCGGGCCTTCCTGTCCCATCTCGGGGTCGGGCCCGTCCCGGCCCCGGTACCCGAACCGCGTTGA
- a CDS encoding LLM class flavin-dependent oxidoreductase, translated as MTEFIVTLPSRGDGARGDWGPPPASLPPFVTDLRYGVYGPFDHLAEAGRAAEIVGFDGALAPFDPGGEESVVVTSGLLRASRWLRGVAGLHPGVATPVYAAKVSASLQRFSGGRLDWRLSVDLDPAVARAQGDFVEGLDRYARADEFLTIAKGVWHEESYTYEGRFFHVLAGGFQEPLSSRPFPRVHLTGTSTEALDLSARHADVHVFDLGDDLDALTADLRGRAAVHRRAVAAGLTLPVLAREDGEEAAAEAARRAAAGAPPSGLVGSYEDVAEVIGDFAARGVTTFVLQAVPHIEETYRLGENLLPLLARTGPAGAPGTAETPGTAGAPDTAGTPDRSREHAHAD; from the coding sequence ATGACGGAGTTCATCGTCACGCTGCCGTCACGCGGGGACGGCGCCCGCGGGGACTGGGGGCCGCCGCCCGCCTCCCTCCCGCCGTTCGTGACCGACCTGCGGTACGGCGTGTACGGGCCGTTCGACCATCTGGCGGAGGCCGGCCGGGCCGCCGAGATCGTCGGCTTCGACGGGGCGCTCGCGCCGTTCGACCCGGGCGGCGAGGAGTCGGTCGTCGTCACGTCCGGGCTGCTGCGGGCGAGCCGGTGGCTGCGCGGCGTCGCGGGCCTGCATCCCGGCGTCGCCACGCCGGTGTACGCGGCGAAGGTGTCGGCGTCGTTGCAGCGCTTCTCCGGCGGGAGGCTCGACTGGCGCCTGTCGGTAGACCTCGACCCGGCCGTCGCGCGGGCCCAGGGCGACTTCGTGGAGGGCCTCGACCGCTACGCGCGCGCGGACGAGTTCCTCACCATCGCCAAGGGCGTGTGGCACGAGGAGTCCTACACCTACGAGGGACGGTTCTTCCATGTGCTGGCGGGCGGCTTCCAGGAGCCGCTGTCCAGCCGGCCGTTCCCCCGCGTCCATCTGACCGGGACGTCCACGGAGGCCCTCGACCTGTCGGCGCGGCACGCCGACGTGCACGTCTTCGATCTCGGGGACGACCTGGACGCGCTCACCGCCGACCTCCGCGGGCGGGCGGCGGTCCACCGCCGGGCCGTGGCGGCCGGGCTGACCCTGCCCGTGCTGGCGCGCGAGGACGGCGAGGAGGCCGCGGCCGAGGCCGCCCGCCGCGCCGCCGCGGGCGCCCCGCCCTCGGGGCTCGTCGGCTCGTACGAGGACGTCGCGGAGGTGATCGGGGACTTCGCCGCGCGCGGCGTCACCACGTTCGTCCTGCAGGCCGTGCCGCACATCGAGGAGACCTACCGCCTGGGCGAGAACCTGCTCCCCCTGCTGGCCCGCACGGGCCCGGCGGGCGCCCCGGGCACCGCGGAGACCCCCGGCACGGCGGGGGCACCGGACACGGCGGGGACGCCGGACAGGAGCAGGGAGCACGCGCATGCCGATTGA